From one Nothobranchius furzeri strain GRZ-AD chromosome 2, NfurGRZ-RIMD1, whole genome shotgun sequence genomic stretch:
- the LOC107377763 gene encoding dicentracin → MKSTVAFLVLSMLVLMAQPSEGFFGLLMKTIPHIIGGISSLVKNRRGVEQVDQQHLDQNQDLQQLDQDQQLDQDQQLEQEKIDQQQLEQEKFDQKKLNKFLLKHIA, encoded by the exons ATGAAGAGCACGGTGGCGTTTCTCGTTCTGTCCATGCTCGTCCTGATGGCTCAACCCTCCGAGGGGTTTTTCGGATTGCTGATGAAAACCATCCCTCACATCATTGGGGGCATTTCTAG TCTGGTTAAAAATCGACGTGGGGTGGAGCAGGTGGACCAGCAACATTTGGACCAGAACCAAGACCTGCAGCAACTAGACCAGGACCAGCAACTAGACCAGGACCAGCAGCTGGAGCAGGAGAAAATTGACCAACAGCAGCTGGAGCAGGAGAAGTTTGACCAGAAGAAGTTGAACAAGTTTTTGCTTAAACACATAGCTTGA